The Elusimicrobiaceae bacterium genomic sequence TCTATATATTGGTCCAACGGATAGGCCGTATATGCCGGAATTACCACCGGTAAAGCTCCCGTCCCAATGCCCCATATCGGATATTGTTGCAAGGCCTCTGCGGCGGCCTGATAGAGCATTTGGCGTACTTGGGTAGAGGTGCCTTCGGAGCGTTGGGCAAAGGCACTGATTTGTGGAATATGTGTGCTAATCAACGTGATAGCCACCAATAAGGCAACCGTCGTCCAAATCAGGCCGCGTCTGCGTCTGATGGGGTGTCTTTTGAGCGTGGCAAAATGAAGATACGCATATAAAAAAATACCGGTTAATAAAGCTAACATCCCGCCTCTGGAGCGCGTCATAATGGTAGAAAAAGTTAAAAACACAAAACTACCTGCCCATAGCCAACTAGATAAGGTAATACGGGATAGTGGGGAGTAACGTGCTGTGTTTTTTTTAAGTAAAGAAGTAAAAAATAAACCTAAAGATAGAATAGCCCCAAACGCAAAAAAGACCGCCGCATGATTGCGATTTAAAAACGGTCCAATACCTCCGCGCACGTCTGCCAAACGGAAAATATATTCTCCGTTAGGCAGACCCCATGCACAAAAGGCCACCAGTAGTTGAACCCCTACCAATAAACTCAGCAATAGTTTAATAAGCTTGTGTTGTGTAAACAACACTCCTACCAGTACAATAGCTAATATATAGGTGGCAAATACAGAGGCAAACTCTAAACTGTACAGCGGCATCATAGAGATAGGGTGCCAAGGAACAGGTTGAAAAATATTGCTTGCCAAACAGGCTTGTAAAATAGATAAAATAAGTAAAAAAAGAGCCGCTCCGCAGGCCACTTGTGTCAAACGGGTATAGAGGAAAACTTTTGGGCCGGAAATCCAATACAATAACCAAATGACCACCAAGCCACCTTGTAGAATAGAAAAAGCCCATGGCTCTGCCCCGGCAAATGCAAACGGGACAAAGAGCGTAAGCAATATAAATATAATTCTCAAAAAGACAAGCATAAAAATATTTTATAAAATTCTCTAAGGGACTTATGAATATTTTATTTATTTGTCATGCCAATTTGTGCCGCAGTGTATTAGCACAGGTACTTTTAAAAAAATACATGCCACAGGCCACGGTATGGTCTTGCGGCTTGTATGCCAATCCGCAACAACATCTTCCGCAATTTGTAGAAAAATATCTCTCTCAACAAGGTCTCTCTGCCAGCCATATCAAACCCATACAACTCACAGAGCAAGACTTAAAACAAGCGGACTGGATTTTTTGCATGGAGCCGCAACAACTGGAACAATTAACCGATCAATATGCCCCTTACATAGATAAAATGTGGCTACTTAATGAATTTGTTTATGGAGAAGAAACCGCTATACAAGATCCGATGGGCCTAGAGGAAAAAGCATTTTTTAAACAGGCTTCTCTGTTAGAACAGACTATTGAAAAATGCGCTCAAAAACTCCGTTCCGGTTCTGCCAAATTGGTGCAGGTGTAGAGTTTGTGATGAACGGGGCAAACCACCAGATGAACGCCGTATCTACTTACCCTTTTTACATTTTCGGCTCTTGGGACCAATCTGCACCCTCTAAAGAAGACCTGCCGTTCAAAGGCGATACTGTTGTTGGCAATGATGTGTGGATTGGGCAAAACTCCACAATACTCCCATGCGTGCATATTGGCGATGGGGCGATTATCGGTCTAAACAGCGTGGTAACTAGAGACGTGTCACCTT encodes the following:
- a CDS encoding O-antigen ligase family protein, producing MLVFLRIIFILLTLFVPFAFAGAEPWAFSILQGGLVVIWLLYWISGPKVFLYTRLTQVACGAALFLLILSILQACLASNIFQPVPWHPISMMPLYSLEFASVFATYILAIVLVGVLFTQHKLIKLLLSLLVGVQLLVAFCAWGLPNGEYIFRLADVRGGIGPFLNRNHAAVFFAFGAILSLGLFFTSLLKKNTARYSPLSRITLSSWLWAGSFVFLTFSTIMTRSRGGMLALLTGIFLYAYLHFATLKRHPIRRRRGLIWTTVALLVAITLISTHIPQISAFAQRSEGTSTQVRQMLYQAAAEALQQYPIWGIGTGALPVVIPAYTAYPLDQYIERLHNDWLELLLSVGIVGTLPILLAIGWFILLALKRLRQLPPTKRPLFTACFTALGVMSVGSLVDFHFFIPANAFLFFICLGALTAPTYDKHQLYHLQLSRAVCIIMACLCIGIIYIPTCKTMAWRNVLFSYGLRVPGKLALYRQALSYYPSPRYAVRLGNACLNAAAQTADAPQRQALVQEANDVAIQFLRRYPKEPELSMLYLRAQNSQNSH
- a CDS encoding CatB-related O-acetyltransferase, encoding MNAVSTYPFYIFGSWDQSAPSKEDLPFKGDTVVGNDVWIGQNSTILPCVHIGDGAIIGLNSVVTRDVSPYTIVAGNPTKTVRKRFDDELIDLLLKLKWWDKSIEEINALIPLLSCSDLAKVKQEIKPLVH